In a single window of the Micrococcaceae bacterium Sec5.7 genome:
- a CDS encoding amino acid ABC transporter substrate-binding protein/permease: MHRLQQTKAVRQRASTVIGALLAVAVVFFCTVGAAAAPDTAQAGTPPSNVSGKKFVIGTDTTFAPFEFRDGSGELTGIDMDIIREVAKSQGFEVEIKSLGFNAALQALSSNQVDGVIAGMSITEPRKLIYDFSEPYFESGVQMAVAKGDAGIKGYEDLRGKTVTAKTGSEGETFASSIAGQYGFTVKALDQSATMYELVKSGNAVAVFDDYPVLAYGISQNNGLKSVTGKEQGGSYGFAVNKDQNPELLAAFNTGLAELKSNGQYQAILDKYLKDPAQAAQSSFWDLLGNSFPALMKGLGNTVLVTAISFAVAMLIGLFMGFLKISGNVVLRVIATTFVSVFRGTPLLVWAFFFYFGIPQLTGRPIDIWVAGVLTLSLNSAAYITEIVRGAIQSVDPGQLEASRSLGLGYNKSMQKVVVPQAFKIMTPSLINQLIIMLKDSSLLLAIGFSELLYQGQQIYAGNFRITETLLIVAVMYFVVIMLLTKLANVVDKRFNK, encoded by the coding sequence TTGCACAGACTCCAGCAGACCAAGGCCGTCCGGCAACGGGCTTCCACGGTCATCGGAGCATTGCTGGCTGTAGCCGTAGTGTTTTTCTGTACCGTCGGGGCCGCCGCTGCGCCGGACACAGCGCAAGCCGGCACACCGCCGTCGAACGTGTCCGGCAAGAAGTTTGTCATCGGCACGGACACCACATTCGCGCCGTTTGAATTTCGTGACGGAAGCGGTGAGCTCACCGGCATCGACATGGATATCATCCGCGAAGTGGCCAAGAGTCAGGGGTTCGAGGTGGAGATCAAGTCGCTCGGCTTCAACGCAGCGCTGCAGGCGCTGTCTTCCAACCAGGTGGACGGCGTCATTGCCGGTATGTCCATCACCGAGCCGCGCAAGCTCATTTACGATTTTTCCGAGCCGTACTTTGAATCCGGCGTCCAGATGGCCGTCGCCAAGGGCGACGCCGGGATCAAGGGCTACGAGGATCTGCGGGGCAAGACCGTAACAGCAAAGACCGGCAGCGAGGGCGAGACCTTCGCCAGCTCGATCGCCGGGCAATACGGCTTCACCGTCAAGGCACTGGACCAGTCCGCCACGATGTACGAGCTCGTGAAGTCGGGCAACGCCGTCGCGGTTTTTGATGATTACCCTGTACTGGCTTACGGCATAAGCCAGAACAACGGGCTGAAGTCCGTCACCGGGAAGGAACAGGGCGGATCCTACGGGTTCGCGGTCAACAAGGACCAAAACCCGGAACTGCTGGCGGCCTTCAACACCGGGCTGGCCGAACTGAAGTCGAACGGTCAGTACCAGGCCATTCTGGACAAGTACCTCAAGGACCCGGCACAGGCAGCGCAGTCGAGTTTCTGGGACCTGCTGGGCAACAGTTTCCCTGCGCTGATGAAGGGTCTGGGCAACACTGTCCTGGTTACTGCCATCTCATTCGCAGTGGCCATGCTGATCGGTCTTTTCATGGGCTTCCTGAAGATCTCCGGCAACGTGGTTCTGCGCGTCATCGCCACCACTTTTGTGAGCGTGTTCCGCGGCACTCCGCTGCTCGTGTGGGCATTCTTCTTCTACTTCGGCATTCCGCAGCTGACGGGCCGGCCCATCGATATCTGGGTGGCCGGTGTGCTGACCCTCAGCCTTAACTCCGCGGCCTACATTACCGAGATCGTCCGCGGAGCCATCCAGTCCGTGGACCCTGGCCAGCTGGAAGCCAGCCGGAGCCTGGGACTGGGTTACAACAAGTCCATGCAGAAGGTAGTGGTTCCACAAGCCTTCAAGATCATGACGCCTTCGCTGATCAACCAGCTGATCATCATGCTTAAGGACAGCTCGCTGCTGCTTGCCATCGGTTTCTCCGAGCTGCTCTACCAGGGCCAGCAGATCTACGCCGGCAACTTCAGGATCACCGAGACGCTGCTGATCGTGGCCGTGATGTACTTCGTGGTGATTATGCTTCTGACCAAACTGGCCAACGTCGTGGATAAGAGGTTCAACAAATGA